A portion of the Paenibacillus marchantiae genome contains these proteins:
- a CDS encoding alpha/beta-type small acid-soluble spore protein, with protein sequence MYGGQNQGSGSRSNNLVVPQANAALQQLKIEAAQELGVTIPQDGYYGNYTSRETGSLGGYITKRLVQIAEQQLSGRS encoded by the coding sequence ATGTACGGAGGTCAAAACCAAGGTAGCGGAAGCCGCTCCAACAATCTGGTTGTTCCCCAAGCAAACGCAGCATTGCAACAATTGAAAATTGAAGCTGCACAAGAGCTGGGTGTAACTATTCCCCAAGACGGTTACTACGGTAACTACACTTCCCGTGAGACAGGTTCTCTGGGTGGTTACATCACTAAACGTCTGGTCCAAATCGCTGAGCAGCAATTATCGGGTCGTTCGTAA
- a CDS encoding M3 family oligoendopeptidase, whose amino-acid sequence MKTPLQPVWDLESIFSGGSASESFAAYLIELEQDVRKLQALLKETPAPKSLEETNAFDPILELLQSCYIRISEGSAFVSCLSSQNQNDKKAVQLQGTMSSLGAMLNSTKSQFDNTLSQTTDSVWEAWIAREDIQPLAFALNESRTQAREKLSPELEGLALDLGVDGYHGWGKFYNTIVSKVNIPFEQNGETVMLSAGQASNKLSDSDRNVRETVFANWELAWTDVEDFCADTLNHLAGFRLKLYEKRGWDDILKEPLAINRMSRQTLDTMWDVINGAKPALVRYLERKAKLLGVEKLSWSDVDAPVGKSGGKVTYDEAAINIVDQFAKFSPKLSKFAEMAFEKRWIEAEDRPGKRPGGFCTSLPLSKATRIFMTFSGTPSNVSTLAHELGHGYHQHIMEELPALNQRYAMNVAETASTFAELIVADALVQAATDEQEKLALLEDKIQRSIAFFMNIHARFLFENRFYEQRKQGLVNADELSKLMVEAQQEAFCGALASDHPHFWASKLHFYLTGVPFYNFPYTFGYMFSAGIYARAQEEGTAFADKYDDLLRDTGRMTVEELAQKHLGTDLTQPGFWQNAANLVIADIDQFLEMTESAK is encoded by the coding sequence ATGAAAACACCATTACAACCCGTCTGGGATCTGGAATCCATTTTTAGTGGAGGTTCTGCCTCCGAGTCGTTCGCTGCGTATTTGATTGAGCTGGAGCAGGATGTACGCAAGCTGCAAGCTCTTTTGAAAGAAACACCTGCACCCAAGTCGCTGGAAGAAACGAATGCATTTGATCCGATCCTTGAACTGCTTCAGAGCTGTTATATCCGAATTTCGGAAGGGTCCGCATTTGTGTCCTGTCTTTCTTCACAAAACCAAAATGATAAAAAAGCAGTTCAGCTTCAGGGAACCATGAGTTCTCTTGGCGCGATGTTGAACAGTACCAAGTCCCAATTCGATAATACGCTTAGCCAAACGACAGACTCTGTATGGGAAGCATGGATTGCTCGGGAGGATATTCAGCCGCTTGCCTTTGCATTGAATGAGAGCCGCACGCAAGCTCGTGAGAAACTGTCTCCTGAGCTTGAAGGCCTTGCGCTTGATTTGGGCGTCGATGGTTACCATGGCTGGGGCAAATTCTATAACACCATTGTGAGCAAGGTTAACATTCCCTTTGAGCAAAATGGTGAAACGGTTATGCTGTCCGCAGGCCAGGCTTCCAACAAGCTGAGCGACAGTGACCGGAATGTACGCGAGACTGTATTCGCCAATTGGGAACTAGCCTGGACCGATGTCGAAGACTTCTGTGCAGATACATTAAACCATCTCGCAGGCTTCCGTCTCAAATTGTATGAGAAGCGCGGCTGGGATGATATTCTCAAGGAACCTTTGGCGATCAACCGGATGTCGCGTCAGACGCTTGATACGATGTGGGACGTAATTAACGGTGCCAAACCTGCGTTGGTTCGATATTTGGAGCGCAAGGCGAAACTGCTTGGAGTAGAGAAACTCAGTTGGAGTGACGTTGATGCACCCGTAGGCAAGTCGGGTGGAAAAGTCACATATGACGAGGCAGCCATCAATATTGTTGATCAATTCGCCAAGTTCAGTCCCAAACTTTCCAAATTTGCAGAGATGGCGTTTGAGAAACGTTGGATCGAAGCAGAGGACCGTCCTGGCAAGCGTCCAGGGGGATTCTGTACGTCCTTGCCACTCAGCAAAGCAACACGTATTTTCATGACCTTCTCTGGGACGCCGTCGAATGTGTCGACACTTGCCCATGAACTTGGTCACGGATATCATCAGCACATTATGGAAGAACTGCCAGCTTTGAATCAACGCTACGCCATGAATGTGGCAGAAACGGCATCTACCTTTGCTGAGTTGATTGTAGCTGATGCACTGGTTCAGGCAGCAACGGATGAGCAAGAGAAGCTTGCTCTGCTCGAAGACAAGATTCAACGAAGCATTGCGTTCTTCATGAATATTCACGCTCGTTTCCTGTTCGAAAATCGCTTCTATGAGCAACGCAAACAAGGTTTGGTAAATGCAGATGAGTTGTCCAAACTGATGGTGGAAGCACAACAAGAAGCGTTCTGTGGTGCGCTTGCATCGGATCATCCGCATTTCTGGGCTTCCAAGCTGCATTTCTATCTGACAGGTGTACCATTCTACAATTTCCCGTATACGTTCGGATATATGTTCAGTGCAGGCATCTACGCCAGAGCACAGGAGGAAGGCACGGCATTTGCCGATAAATACGATGATTTGTTGCGAGATACAGGCCGAATGACGGTAGAAGAACTGGCTCAGAAACATCTGGGTACAGATCTCACACAACCTGGTTTCTGGCAAAATGCAGCGAACCTGGTCATTGCCGATATTGATCAATTTCTTGAGATGACAGAATCCGCAAAATAG
- a CDS encoding YycC family protein, which produces MKPLQVSADTAVKLAESLGVPLEHLMHMPQHILMQKIAELAKEEAAKPASTEGEQE; this is translated from the coding sequence ATGAAACCTTTACAAGTCTCGGCTGACACAGCCGTCAAATTAGCAGAATCTCTGGGTGTTCCCCTCGAACATCTGATGCATATGCCGCAGCATATTCTGATGCAGAAAATCGCCGAGTTGGCCAAAGAAGAAGCGGCTAAACCTGCCTCTACGGAAGGCGAGCAAGAATGA
- a CDS encoding DUF2225 domain-containing protein, which yields MELEPLYKVKVKCHYCETEYDTSRVRPSLKRPYRTDSDFCAYYKRENPDFYVVRICPECGFASTENSTEQLNDKQRKAFKEQIGNRWVKRDYSGARTLEQAMDSYKLGLLVAQVIQEKDRVVAGLLHHIAWLYRYMEDHTQENRFLEFSLEAYVKVYEREGTGGNEAKLLYLLGELNRRVGRFHEAVKWFGRVIHDKRITDAAMIRASREQWALLREQMISSKLELPDEMIEADKEAAKRSPI from the coding sequence GTGGAATTAGAGCCTCTGTATAAGGTAAAGGTGAAGTGTCATTATTGCGAGACTGAGTATGATACCTCACGCGTAAGACCAAGCTTAAAACGGCCATATCGGACGGATTCCGATTTTTGTGCGTACTACAAGCGGGAAAATCCGGATTTCTATGTTGTTCGAATTTGTCCTGAGTGTGGATTTGCTTCGACAGAGAATTCGACAGAACAATTAAACGATAAACAGCGAAAGGCTTTTAAAGAGCAGATCGGCAATCGTTGGGTGAAACGAGACTATAGCGGAGCACGGACACTGGAACAGGCGATGGATTCGTACAAGCTTGGACTGTTGGTTGCGCAGGTTATTCAGGAGAAAGATCGTGTCGTTGCGGGTCTGCTGCATCATATTGCCTGGCTGTATCGGTACATGGAGGATCATACCCAGGAAAACCGTTTTCTTGAATTTAGCCTTGAGGCTTATGTAAAGGTTTATGAACGGGAAGGTACTGGCGGGAATGAAGCCAAGCTTCTTTATCTATTGGGAGAGTTGAACCGCAGAGTAGGTCGATTCCATGAGGCTGTAAAATGGTTCGGCAGGGTTATTCATGACAAGCGCATTACCGATGCTGCCATGATTCGGGCTTCGCGAGAGCAGTGGGCATTACTGCGGGAACAGATGATTTCGAGCAAGCTGGAATTGCCAGATGAAATGATTGAAGCAGACAAAGAGGCTGCGAAACGCAGCCCCATTTGA
- a CDS encoding globin domain-containing protein: MNPSLSIYDNLGGEAGVRALVEAFYPIVQQNEKLAPLFPENIQPVIDKQYMFLSQFFGGPALFSEAFGHPMMRARHMHFEVTVERAEAWLACMDQALTQVGVEEPLHSFVLQRLSGPAHHFVNTP; the protein is encoded by the coding sequence ATGAATCCTAGTTTAAGCATCTACGACAATCTTGGTGGAGAGGCAGGCGTTCGTGCACTGGTCGAAGCTTTTTATCCGATTGTTCAGCAGAATGAGAAGCTGGCACCTCTTTTTCCGGAGAATATTCAGCCGGTAATCGACAAGCAATACATGTTTTTGTCTCAGTTCTTCGGTGGTCCTGCATTGTTTTCCGAGGCTTTTGGTCATCCGATGATGCGTGCCCGCCATATGCACTTTGAAGTGACAGTTGAACGGGCAGAAGCTTGGCTTGCATGTATGGATCAGGCGTTGACACAAGTTGGTGTGGAAGAGCCGTTGCATTCTTTCGTCCTGCAGCGATTGTCGGGGCCAGCACATCATTTTGTGAATACACCTTAG
- the ylbJ gene encoding sporulation integral membrane protein YlbJ has product MAASQRITHVLIPLALLILCVLMVLFPAETWHAGVRGLSIWWDVLFPSLFPFLVLSELLLGFGIVHFLGTLLNPLMRPLFRVPGSGGFVFAVSCASGYPTGAKLTAQLWEQKLLTREEGERLVAFTTSSDPIFMIGAVSVGFFHNVAIAPILVTSHYGAAFLVGLLMRFHGGISAKDKQPNNNSPSDSEEVHKNRLLRAIYAMHEARKADGRAFGELLRQAVSSSLRLIIIVGGLVVFFSVMMELLVQTGWLGGLYAITEQLLLYTGFPPALSHSLVGGLFEVTLGAKEAGGAGISIPLVYKAAAVAFVLSWGGLSVHAQIMSVLSNTPMRYGPFLFARAIHALIAPILVLLLWMPMMGDSEWPVLFQTGAKSELFSYTPDWGQIFFSGVGVLGGVLLFLLILSLLSPFFLPRRIKK; this is encoded by the coding sequence ATGGCCGCTTCACAACGAATCACCCATGTCCTGATCCCACTAGCTCTCCTGATCCTGTGTGTGTTGATGGTGCTGTTTCCTGCGGAAACCTGGCATGCAGGTGTACGTGGACTATCCATTTGGTGGGACGTGCTGTTTCCCTCCCTTTTTCCCTTTCTGGTGCTCTCCGAGCTGCTTCTTGGCTTCGGCATTGTTCATTTTTTGGGTACACTCTTAAATCCATTGATGCGTCCGCTATTTCGCGTTCCCGGAAGCGGCGGCTTTGTGTTTGCCGTCAGTTGCGCCTCCGGTTATCCCACTGGAGCCAAATTGACTGCACAATTGTGGGAACAAAAATTGCTTACTCGGGAAGAAGGTGAACGCCTCGTTGCTTTCACCACATCATCCGATCCCATCTTCATGATTGGAGCCGTATCGGTCGGTTTTTTTCATAATGTAGCTATTGCTCCCATACTGGTCACATCACATTATGGTGCTGCATTTCTTGTGGGCCTGCTCATGCGGTTCCATGGCGGCATCTCCGCAAAGGATAAACAGCCGAACAACAACTCTCCCTCCGACTCTGAGGAGGTACACAAAAACAGACTGCTCCGAGCCATTTATGCCATGCACGAGGCAAGAAAGGCTGATGGACGGGCATTTGGTGAATTGCTGCGCCAGGCAGTCTCCTCATCCCTTCGCCTTATTATTATCGTAGGAGGGTTAGTTGTATTCTTCTCCGTTATGATGGAATTACTCGTTCAAACTGGATGGCTAGGCGGGTTATACGCCATTACGGAACAACTGCTTTTATATACAGGATTCCCCCCTGCCTTATCCCACAGCCTCGTAGGCGGATTATTTGAAGTCACTTTGGGAGCTAAAGAAGCAGGAGGGGCGGGCATATCCATTCCGCTCGTGTACAAAGCTGCTGCTGTTGCATTTGTCCTCTCCTGGGGAGGATTATCCGTTCATGCCCAGATCATGAGTGTCCTGAGCAACACACCCATGAGATATGGCCCCTTTCTGTTTGCCAGAGCAATCCATGCTCTCATTGCACCCATACTTGTACTTTTGTTATGGATGCCGATGATGGGTGATTCGGAATGGCCTGTTTTGTTCCAAACCGGTGCCAAATCAGAATTATTTTCGTATACACCAGACTGGGGACAGATCTTTTTTTCGGGAGTAGGTGTACTTGGAGGCGTATTACTTTTCCTGCTGATACTTTCTCTACTAAGTCCCTTTTTCTTACCTCGACGTATAAAAAAATAA
- a CDS encoding NAD kinase, with protein sequence MRYYVQDRGDQLSIDLSQQFHALAKEEGFKLDAESPEIVISIGGDGTMLQAFHNFIDRIPDIAFVGVHTGHLGFYADWKKEELRELVRLMSGKGDPERLKPRIVEYPLLELEIRKKSGNTSYIALNEFTLKGVDGTVVAQVDINDVTFEMFRGDGICVSTPSGSTAYNKALGGAMVHPTIEAIQIAEIASINNRVYRTLGSPVILPKHHHCDIFSRKDQRLLLTIDHVNVMVEDLISVRCQVARHKVSFARFRPYPFWNRVRTAFLD encoded by the coding sequence TTGAGATACTATGTTCAAGACCGCGGAGACCAGTTATCGATTGATCTCAGTCAGCAGTTTCATGCGCTGGCAAAAGAGGAAGGGTTTAAGCTGGATGCAGAATCGCCGGAGATTGTCATCTCCATCGGAGGCGATGGTACGATGCTGCAAGCATTTCACAATTTCATCGACCGCATCCCGGACATTGCTTTTGTTGGGGTTCATACAGGCCATCTCGGCTTTTATGCCGATTGGAAGAAGGAAGAATTACGTGAATTGGTTCGATTGATGAGCGGCAAAGGCGACCCGGAACGACTCAAACCACGAATTGTGGAGTATCCACTGCTGGAGCTTGAGATTCGTAAAAAGTCGGGCAATACCTCTTATATCGCACTGAACGAATTTACGTTAAAAGGTGTAGACGGTACAGTCGTTGCTCAGGTCGACATTAATGACGTGACGTTTGAGATGTTCCGGGGAGACGGTATCTGTGTATCAACACCTTCAGGCAGTACGGCATACAACAAGGCGCTTGGCGGCGCTATGGTGCATCCCACAATCGAGGCTATTCAGATCGCCGAGATTGCTTCGATTAATAACCGCGTCTATCGGACGCTGGGTTCACCGGTTATTTTGCCCAAGCATCATCACTGTGATATTTTCTCACGCAAGGATCAGCGGTTACTGCTTACCATTGACCACGTAAACGTTATGGTGGAAGATCTCATATCCGTACGCTGCCAGGTGGCCCGTCACAAGGTCAGTTTTGCCCGTTTCCGGCCCTATCCGTTTTGGAACAGAGTTCGCACAGCTTTTTTGGACTAA
- a CDS encoding YutD family protein produces the protein MMEDTGLEEDNSTEQVQELAQESAQDKPQEPVIVQIGGKNYEIVQNHKEGWNPEVFRDRYSEVLERYDYIIGDWGYSQLRLKGFYRDNHPKATKDSTISSMVDYINEYCNFGCAYFVLQKSKDQPQAKAKSGS, from the coding sequence ATGATGGAGGATACCGGATTGGAAGAAGATAATAGCACAGAACAGGTTCAGGAATTAGCCCAAGAATCGGCTCAGGACAAACCTCAAGAACCGGTTATTGTTCAAATCGGCGGAAAGAATTATGAAATCGTACAAAACCACAAAGAAGGCTGGAATCCTGAAGTCTTCCGTGACCGTTACAGCGAAGTGCTGGAGCGGTACGATTACATTATTGGGGACTGGGGTTACAGCCAGCTGCGGTTGAAAGGTTTTTACCGGGACAACCATCCCAAAGCAACGAAGGATTCCACGATCTCCAGCATGGTGGACTATATCAATGAATATTGCAACTTTGGATGTGCATACTTTGTGCTTCAGAAGAGCAAAGATCAGCCTCAAGCCAAAGCAAAAAGCGGTTCCTGA
- the lipA gene encoding lipoyl synthase, with protein MAKRVKEPKPDWIRIKLTTGDNYQEMKTMMRSKTLHTVCEEARCPNIYECWANRTATFMILGDICTRACRFCAVNTGLPTELDLQEPERVAEAAEQMNLQHCVITSVARDDLKDGGATIFAETVKAVRRRLPLCSVEVLIPDFLGDRDSLQIVMDVKPDILNHNIETVERLSDRVRAKAKYKRSLELLARAKEMQPNIPTKSSIMLGVGEEYHEILQTMDDLRAVDCDIMTIGQYLQPSEKHLFVEKYYPPEEFAALKQEGLKRGFSHVESAPMVRSSYRAHEQVKSATKHAEQAATHA; from the coding sequence TTGGCTAAACGTGTTAAAGAACCGAAACCGGACTGGATTCGGATCAAATTGACAACCGGCGATAACTATCAGGAAATGAAAACGATGATGCGTTCCAAAACGCTGCATACAGTATGTGAGGAAGCACGGTGCCCGAATATTTACGAATGTTGGGCTAATCGGACGGCTACTTTTATGATTTTGGGCGACATTTGCACACGGGCATGCCGTTTTTGCGCGGTAAATACCGGCTTGCCAACGGAACTTGATTTGCAGGAACCAGAACGCGTGGCAGAAGCGGCAGAACAGATGAATCTGCAGCACTGCGTAATTACGAGCGTGGCGCGTGACGACCTGAAGGATGGAGGAGCGACGATCTTTGCGGAGACGGTGAAGGCCGTTCGTCGTCGTTTGCCTTTATGTAGCGTAGAAGTGCTGATTCCGGACTTTTTGGGTGACCGGGATTCCTTGCAGATTGTGATGGATGTCAAACCGGACATCTTGAATCATAACATTGAGACAGTAGAGCGGCTATCGGACAGAGTCCGTGCCAAGGCGAAATACAAGCGTTCACTCGAACTGCTTGCTCGTGCCAAGGAAATGCAGCCAAATATCCCGACGAAATCGAGCATCATGCTTGGTGTGGGGGAAGAATATCATGAAATTCTGCAAACGATGGATGATTTGCGAGCTGTGGATTGTGATATTATGACGATTGGTCAATACCTGCAGCCATCAGAGAAACATCTGTTTGTGGAGAAGTACTATCCGCCAGAAGAGTTCGCAGCATTGAAGCAGGAAGGACTAAAGCGTGGATTCAGCCACGTTGAATCTGCACCGATGGTACGTAGTTCTTACCGTGCGCACGAACAGGTAAAATCTGCTACAAAACATGCTGAACAGGCGGCAACACATGCATGA
- a CDS encoding M23 family metallopeptidase, translated as MQDRFTSRLTYSFWIKTLLAGTLLLPFLPVDVYGEPTAADSKPQAVEQKPADIFASRRHLYESIGQMTQIPWYRLAAIDQYERTISRAHPKDRKHPERLTGIFMTSPAWRGWLNPNETDQQPGSIAFFNGYGRDGSGDGVADANNDLDVLYSMASIVQNYGNKPEDFNIALWEYYHNSRAVQRIQQFAKLYEHFDSLDLFGHAFPVPLGTNYSYRSTWGTKRSWGGYRIHEGTDIFAPHGLPVRSTCYGVVEIKGWNPFGGWRIGIRDLNNHYHYYAHLSGFDKNAHIGEVVTPGQVLGWVGSSGYGKPGTQGKFPPHLHYGIYRDSGLNEWSFDPYPNLKHWEQEERKQKKAKSK; from the coding sequence GTGCAAGATCGCTTTACATCGCGGTTAACTTATTCCTTTTGGATCAAAACATTGCTTGCAGGCACACTGCTTCTCCCATTCTTGCCTGTTGATGTTTACGGTGAACCCACCGCCGCTGATTCCAAACCTCAGGCTGTAGAGCAAAAACCAGCGGACATTTTCGCCTCGCGCCGACATCTATATGAAAGCATTGGTCAGATGACCCAAATTCCCTGGTACAGGCTCGCAGCGATTGATCAATATGAACGAACCATCTCGCGTGCTCATCCGAAAGATCGTAAACATCCGGAACGGCTGACCGGCATATTCATGACCTCCCCAGCCTGGAGAGGCTGGCTAAATCCGAATGAAACGGATCAACAACCGGGTTCCATTGCTTTTTTCAATGGATATGGTCGTGACGGTTCTGGTGATGGCGTAGCAGATGCTAATAATGACCTGGACGTACTTTACAGCATGGCTTCCATTGTTCAGAATTATGGGAACAAGCCGGAGGACTTCAACATCGCTCTGTGGGAATATTATCATAACTCCCGAGCTGTGCAGCGCATTCAGCAATTCGCGAAATTATATGAGCATTTTGACAGCCTTGATCTCTTTGGTCACGCCTTTCCCGTCCCTCTCGGAACCAACTATTCATATCGCAGCACCTGGGGAACCAAACGCAGTTGGGGTGGGTACCGTATTCATGAAGGCACGGATATTTTTGCACCGCATGGCCTGCCTGTGCGCAGTACCTGTTACGGTGTCGTGGAAATCAAAGGCTGGAATCCGTTTGGCGGCTGGCGTATCGGTATTCGTGATCTGAACAACCATTACCACTATTACGCTCATCTATCCGGCTTCGACAAAAACGCCCATATCGGCGAAGTGGTTACCCCTGGTCAGGTTTTGGGCTGGGTGGGCAGTTCAGGGTATGGAAAACCAGGTACACAAGGTAAGTTTCCTCCTCATCTGCACTATGGCATCTATCGTGATAGCGGACTGAATGAATGGTCGTTCGACCCTTACCCGAATCTGAAGCATTGGGAGCAGGAAGAACGCAAACAGAAGAAAGCCAAAAGCAAATGA